A stretch of Methanobacterium sp. Maddingley MBC34 DNA encodes these proteins:
- a CDS encoding ribonuclease III (PFAM: Double-stranded RNA binding motif; RNase3 domain~TIGRFAM: ribonuclease III, bacterial): MQILEKFSIHPKNTHLYDIAFLHESYSYENNLNECYERLEFLGDAVLDLVVSEFLYQSDMDLDEGELTRMRANYVCNKALYTYSMDIGLNKYVKLGAGAELSRRELHSVTGDVFEAFVGALYLDLGLGAVKKFLSKTVLPHIDNGDIFFYDYKSELHELSNKEGFCIVYDLLKEKGEPHRKTFTIAALIDGENFGTGVGGSKKEAQQNAAKEALKNL, translated from the coding sequence ATGCAAATACTGGAAAAATTTTCAATACACCCAAAAAATACCCATCTTTATGATATAGCCTTCTTGCACGAGTCCTATTCCTATGAAAATAATCTCAACGAATGCTATGAAAGATTGGAATTTTTAGGTGATGCAGTACTGGATCTGGTGGTATCTGAGTTTTTATACCAGAGTGATATGGATTTAGACGAAGGCGAATTAACACGTATGCGTGCTAATTATGTGTGTAATAAAGCCCTTTACACTTATTCCATGGATATAGGTCTGAATAAATATGTTAAACTTGGTGCTGGTGCAGAATTATCCCGGAGGGAACTTCATTCAGTTACTGGAGATGTATTTGAAGCATTTGTTGGGGCACTGTATCTAGATCTAGGTCTGGGTGCAGTTAAAAAATTTCTATCAAAAACTGTTTTACCTCATATAGACAATGGAGATATCTTTTTTTACGACTATAAATCAGAGTTACATGAATTATCTAATAAAGAGGGATTCTGTATAGTTTATGATTTACTCAAAGAAAAGGGAGAACCCCATAGAAAGACATTCACCATAGCTGCCCTGATTGATGGTGAAAATTTCGGAACAGGTGTTGGGGGGAGCAAGAAGGAAGCTCAACAAAATGCTGCTAAAGAAGCATTGAAAAATCTTTAA